In the genome of Labeo rohita strain BAU-BD-2019 chromosome 24, IGBB_LRoh.1.0, whole genome shotgun sequence, one region contains:
- the c1ql3a gene encoding complement C1q-like protein 3: MVLVLVILIPVLVSSAGTSAAHYEMLGTCRMVCDPYGTKSPTSTVSADPVRDSNLMQSLPTFIQGPKGEPGRPGKVGPRGPPGEPGPPGPPGPPGEKGEPGRPGLPGQPGPNMATGAISAATYSTVPKIAFYAGLKKQHEGYELLKFDDVVTNLGNHYDPSTGKFTCSIPGIYFFTYHVLMRGGDGTSMWADLCKNNQVRASAIAQDADQNYDYASNSAVLHLEPGDEVYIKLDGGKAHGGNNNKYSTFSGFIIYAD, encoded by the exons ATGGTCCTGGTGCTGGTGATCCTCATCCCGGTTTTGGTGAGCTCTGCCGGGACATCCGCCGCGCACTACGAGATGCTCGGCACCTGCAGGATGGTTTGCGATCCTTACGGTACCAAATCCCCGACCAGCACGGTCTCAGCAGACCCGGTCCGGGACAGCAACCTTATGCAGTCTTTGCCAACTTTTATACAAGGTCCGAAAGGTGAACCGGGACGCCCGGGGAAAGTGGGGCCGAGGGGGCCTCCCGGTGAACCCGGACCACCCGGACCTCCTGGACCTCCCGGAGAGAAGGGGGAACCGGGACGACCTGGATTACCCGGGCAGCCGGGACCAAACATGGCAACCGGTGCCATCAGCGCGGCCACCTACAGCACCGTACCCAAAATCGCCTTTTACGCAGGGCTCAAAAAGCAACACGAGGGCTACGAGCTGCTCAAGTTTGACGACGTGGTCACGAATCTCGGGAATCATTACGACCCCTCCACGGGCAAATTCACCTGCTCCATACCGGGAATATACTTCTTTACGTACCATGTGCTCATGCGAGGAGGAGACGGAACCAGCATGTGGGCTGATCTGTGCAAGAACAATCAG GTCCGTGCCAGCGCCATCGCCCAGGACGCAGATCAAAACTACGACTACGCCAGCAACAGCGCCGTTCTTCATCTGGAGCCCGGAGACGAAGTCTACATCAAACTAGACGGGGGTAAAGCCCACGGGGGCAACAACAACAAGTACAGCACCTTCTCTGGTTTTATTATATACGCCGATTAG